The Methanolobus sp. WCC4 genome includes the window CAAGATACTGAAGAAGGAAAAACAATGAGACGTAGTACCTATATCAAGCTTGCTACCAACATCCTGGTCCACAGTAAGATCAGAAGCTGGCTCACTATAATAGGTATCGTCATTGGTGTTGGATCAGTTGTCACCATCATGGCGCTGAGTGATAGTATGGCTGCAGATATGGAAGAACAATTCGCGGATATGGACCTTACATTGATCCAGATCACTCCTGGTTATTCCCATGCCTCCTCTGGAGGCCCAGGAGGAGGAGGTCCGCCTGGTATGGGAGGTAGTTCGTCAAGTACTTCCTCCGATGATGATGACCCGGAGTTGACCAAAAAGGATATACAGGCCCTGAAAGCGGTTGACAACTTGGATTACATCTATGGAGAGATATCCGGCAGTGACCTGGAAGTATATTTCATGGGTGAAACTGCGGATCTTTCAGTGACAGGAGTTGACAGTCAGGTATGGCAGTACACTGTAACCTATGAGCTGGAATCCGGCAGATTGCTGGATGCCTCTGACGCTAACGTTGTGGTCATAGGGTATGGTATAGCTCATGACATGTTTGACGATGAAGTAGGCCTGAACCGTGTGCTAACGATCGAAGGTAAATCTTACAGGGTCGTAGGCATACTGGCAGAAGATGAAGATGATAATTCGATCTTCATGCCGATAGATGCAGCAGTCGAGATAATAGAAGATGCAGAGAATGGTGTTTACGATACCATCGTGGTCAAGGCATCGGATGTAGATTACGTTGAAACGGCTGTTGACGATATCGAAG containing:
- a CDS encoding ABC transporter permease: MRRSTYIKLATNILVHSKIRSWLTIIGIVIGVGSVVTIMALSDSMAADMEEQFADMDLTLIQITPGYSHASSGGPGGGGPPGMGGSSSSTSSDDDDPELTKKDIQALKAVDNLDYIYGEISGSDLEVYFMGETADLSVTGVDSQVWQYTVTYELESGRLLDASDANVVVIGYGIAHDMFDDEVGLNRVLTIEGKSYRVVGILAEDEDDNSIFMPIDAAVEIIEDAENGVYDTIVVKASDVDYVETAVDDIEERLMLSRGIMDEDDRDFSVSDSLSRAESASEMMESMTIFLGAIAGVSLLVGSVGIANTMFTSVMEKTKEIGTMKAIGAKNGDILMIFLFNSALVGFVGGVLGIVLSLVLTSLMPYLGISMMRSSMGMTVAPYLMVLGVSIAIFIGVLSGIIPAYNASKMRPVDALRYE